The genomic interval TCTCGCTGGCGATCCTGGCGATCATCGTCGTGAGCATGATCCCGCCGTCCGTTGAACTTGCGAAGGCTTGGCTGAGCCGGAAAATGCCACAAATGACGGACGGCCGCCTGCGGCGTTGAAGGGTTCGGGGGGCATTGTCCCGGAGGGGCGGCTGATGTCAGCCGGGAGTTGAAGCGCTTCGGGGGAGGTAGCGCTTCCGGGACTGAGCGTTCAAAGGTTAAGAACCGGCGCTTCTGCTCCCCGTCAGTGACATTCCAGGCATTTTTCCGTTTGCACCGTTCGTGGCATCGGAACTGCCGCGAATGAGCCACGAATGAAACCCCGTCATTTGTGGCACCCGGCGTGTAGCACGCCGGCGACGTCGCCGAATTCCTCATCCGGCCGGGCTCGGAAAAGAACTCGCGAAGCAGGTACTCCGCCATTTGTGGCATTTTTCCGCTTGTGGCATTTGTGGCATTCTAACGTGTGATTGAGGTATCCTCCTTACAACCGGAAATCGAGAGGGTAGGCCGGCAACTTTTTGCAATCATTGATGCCGAAAAGGCCTCGGCCAATCCGTTTAAAAGAAACGATTTCTACGGGCGCCTGCTGGAGTGGTCCATGCAGGACGAGGGCTTCAAGACGCAGATGTTCCGGTTCGTAGACGTGTTGCCGTCCCTGACGAGTTCACGCCAAGTCGTCGAACACCTCGCCGAGTACCTGAGCCAGTCGCGGTCGTCTGTATCCGGCCTGTTGCGTGGCGCCCTGATGGCCGGGAAAGTCGTTCCGGTGGTGCCGGCCGTTATCATCCGCCGCAACGTCCTGGCGATGGCAAACCTCTTCATCGCGGGCCGGGACGGCAGATCGGCGTTTCCCAACCTGGAACGTCTCTGGCGAGAGGGCGCCCGGTTTACGGTCGATATTCTGGGGGAAGGGGTTGTCAGTGAACGGGAAGCCGATCAATACGCGGCACGCTACCATCAACTCCTCGACTTTCTGGGTGCGGCGACCCGGGGCTGGCGCGTGACGGGTCCCCTCGCGGCGACTGAACCGCCGTTGCTCAACGTTTCCGTTAAAATTTCGGCGCTCTGCGCGCGGATCCGGCCGAGCGACCCGGCATCATCGCTCGAGGTAATCATGCGCCGGCTCCTGCCGATCGTCCTGAAAGCGCGGGATTTGAACGGGTTTATCAACCTGGACATGGAGAGCTACAGCCTTAAAGGGCTTACCCTGGAGCTTTTCCGCCGGTTGGTGGAGCGGCCCGAACTGAACGGGTACCCGCACCTTGGCTTTGCCTTGCAGGCTTACCTGCATGACTCTTATCAGGATGCCGAGCGGATGCTGGATTGGGCGGCCCGCCATGGCCACCGGTTTACCGTCCGGCTGGTTAAAGGGGCATATTGGGATTACGAGAAGGTCATTGCCGGCCAGCGCGACTGGCCGGTGCCGGTTTTTCTGTCGAAACCGGAGACCGACGCGAACTACGAGCGGATCACGCGCCTGTTGTTGGAGCACTCGGCGCACGTATACCCGGCCCTTGCAACCCATAACGTCCGGACGATCGCGCATGCGCTGGTGTACGGCGAAAAACTGGGATTGAAGCCGGGAGACAGCGAGTTCCAGATGCTGTATGGGATGGCCACGCCGATCCGGCGGGCACTGGTCCGGCATGGGCAGCGGGTCCGGGAGTATTGTCCGCTCGGCGAGTTGGTGCCCGGGATGGCGTACCTTGTGCGCCGCCTCCTGGAAAATACTTCCAACGAAGGGTTTTTGCGGGCCAGATTCAGCGGCCATGCATCGATGGCCAGCCTCCTTGAAAATCCGGCGGCCCGGCTGCCCGCCCCTGCCGCTCTGCAGACGAGCCGGCCGCTGGTGGTGGTTAAAGCGCGGTTCCGCAACGAGGCGGCGGCCGATTTTACCCTTGAAGCGCAGCGTAACGCGATGGTGCGAGCGCTCGAGAAGGTCGACCGTGAGCTTGGCCGGAGTTATCCTTTGATCATCGGCGGCCGGGAGGTGCCTGCGACCGAGGTTTTCCCGTCAATAAATCCGGCGGCACCCGGCCAGTTGGTCGGCCAGATCGCCGCGGCCCAAGTCCCCGAGGTGGCTGCCGCCGTGCAAGCCGCCCGCGCTGCCTTCCCGCGATGGGCCGGTACCACCCCCGATGAACGGGCCCGCCTGCTGCGGCGCGTCGCCGCCATCATGCGGGAGCGCCGGGCCGAGCTGACCGCCTGGGAAGTCATCGAGGTCGGCAAAACCTGGGGTGAGGCTGACGCCGACGTGGTGGAAGCGATCGATTTCTGCGAGTTTTACGCGCGGGAAATGCAGCGGTTAGGCCGGGGACGCCTCACGCAGGAGGTGCCCGGCGAGATCAGCATCGAACATTACGTCGCGCGTGGTGTGGCCGCGGTCATCGCGCCCTGGAACTTCCCGCTCGCCATCCTTTGCGGCATGACCACTGCCGCCCTGGTGGCAGGTAATACCGTGGTGGTTAAACCGGCCGAACAGAGCCCGGTCATCGGCGCCTTGTTCGTCAATATGCTGCGGGAGGCCGGTGCGCCTGAAGGGACGGTGAACCTGCTCAGCGGTCAGGGAGAAATCGTCGGGGCCGCCCTGGTTGCGGAGCCCGGCGTCGATCTCATCGCGTTCACGGGCTCAAGGGAGGTCGGTTTGAAGATCTGGGAAACCGCCGGCAGGACGCATCCCCGCCAGCGCAACCTCAAAAAGGTCATCTGCGAGATGGGCGGCAAAAACGCGATGATCGTCGACCGCGACGCGGATCTGGATGAAACGGTGCTGGCCGTGGTGCAATCGGCATTCGGCTTTCAGGGCCAGAAATGTTCCGCCCTTTCGCGTCTCATCACGGTCGGTGACGCCGGGGAGAGGCTGCTGCCGAGGTTGGTCGAGGCCACCGCCGCCCTCAAAATCGGGTTGCCGTCAGATCCCGGCACCGACCTGGGACCGGTCATTGACCAGGATGCCTTCACCAGGATCAATTCTTACCGGGAACTCGCCCGCCGAGAACACAAAATCCTTTTTGAGGGCGAAGTTCCCAACCGCCTCGACGGCTACTTCGTGCCGCCCCTGATCGCGGGAGAGGTACCGCCGGACGCCCGTCTGGCTCAGGAAGAAATCTTTGGCCCGGTCCTGGCCGTGATCCCGGCACGCGACCTTACCGAGGCCCTGGCAATTGCCAATGGGGTGGCATTTGCGTTGACCGGCGGCATCTTTTCACGCAGCCCGCGGAACATCGAAAGGGTGCGCCGCGAGTTTTCAGTCGGCAACCTTTACATCAATCGCGGGATCACCGGCGCCATCGTCGGCCGCCATCCGTTCGGCGGGTTCCTGATGTCCGGTGGCGGCACCAAAGCCGGCGGACACGATTACTTGCTCAACTTCATGTTCCCGCGGGTTGTCACCGAAAATACGGTGCGCCACGGGTTCGCACCGGACTCGGGTGAAGCCGGCGGGGCCGCGGGGGGTTGAGGCCGGAGAAAGTTCACGGCGCGGATCGACGATCGGGGCGGGCCAGTGCGTTCTGGACCAGAAAAAATTCACTCACATTCTCCGCCGTAAACAAGCCGATGAGGCGCCCGGTCTGGTCGACGACGGGCAACGCCTGCGAACCGGATTGCTGCAGCACAGTGAATGCGCGCTCCAAATTGGTGTGCGGCAGCAGCGAGGGTAATCCCCGAACCATCACCTCCGTCACCAGCGTTCCGGGACCGAACCGGCGCAACCCCAACAAAAGGTTGTGCTTGGTGAGCAACCCCGCCATCCCGCCATTGTCGTCCAGCACCGGAAATTGGCGCTGGGAAGTCCCGAGCAGCGCGTCGACCGCCTGATCCAGGGTCGAATGATGATCGAGCGTATTGAACCGGGTCATCATCGCGCTTGAGACCGGGAACCCGGAACTGGCCAGACGCATTTGCACAAAGGCGGACTCATTCTCCGCCCCTATGTAAATGAAAATTGCAATCAGCCCCAGCAGCAGAAGGCCCTTGAAGGCGGCAAACGTGCCGATGGCAAACGCCAGGCCCTGACCGATGCTGGCCGCGATGCGCGTTGCGCGTGCGTAAGGCATTTTTGTGGCAAGCAGGGCCCGCAAGACCCGGCCGCCGTCCAGCGGAAAGGCAGGGATCAGATTGAAAAGCAGCATTATCAGGTTGGCCACGAGCAGCATCGTGAGCAGGTCCGGGCCTTCCGGATCCGAGACCGACTCCAGGTTGACGCCTCCCGAAAAGGCCAGCACGACGCCGAGCGCGAGCAGGATGATGACGTTCACCAACGGTCCGGCCAAAGCCACCACCAGTTCCTGCAGCGGCTTTTCGGGCATCCGTTCCATGCGGGCAACTCCGCCGATCGGCAACAGGCTGATATCGGCCGTGGAGATCCCGTACGCCTTGGCCGCTAAAGCGTGCCCGAACTCGTGAAGCAACACGCAGAGAAACACCAGGACGGTTCCCATCACCGCATAGAATGCCCCCCGGATCCCGCTGTGGACGCCGTATATATAGGCGATGCCCCCGAGAAGCAGAAGAAACGTCGCGTGGACGCGCACATCGATGCCTGCCACCCGCGCAATTTTAAAAGACCATCTCATCAGCGGCTACAGAGTTCTCTCAAGCCCCACCACCAACATACAGCATACGCTCGCCAGCACGAAGAGCATTCAGTGAAAGAGTTCGGCGTTCGGTCACACGGCGGGCACGGCGGAACACGGCGGAAAGACAGAATCATCCGCAGAACACGCAGAGAACGCAGAAAAGGGAAAACATCCACAGATTACACAGATTGACACAGATTACGGGGACCCGGCGGCATCTCCAAGGTTGACACTCGCACCTAACCCCCATGCTGCCGCTCCGAACTCCGAACTCCGAACTCCGAACTCCGAACTCCTCTTCCTCTTCCGCCGTGGTCGCCGTGGCTCGCCGTGTTCGCCGTGTGAACTCTTACGTGGTGCCCGCC from Verrucomicrobiota bacterium carries:
- a CDS encoding proline dehydrogenase family protein, coding for MIEVSSLQPEIERVGRQLFAIIDAEKASANPFKRNDFYGRLLEWSMQDEGFKTQMFRFVDVLPSLTSSRQVVEHLAEYLSQSRSSVSGLLRGALMAGKVVPVVPAVIIRRNVLAMANLFIAGRDGRSAFPNLERLWREGARFTVDILGEGVVSEREADQYAARYHQLLDFLGAATRGWRVTGPLAATEPPLLNVSVKISALCARIRPSDPASSLEVIMRRLLPIVLKARDLNGFINLDMESYSLKGLTLELFRRLVERPELNGYPHLGFALQAYLHDSYQDAERMLDWAARHGHRFTVRLVKGAYWDYEKVIAGQRDWPVPVFLSKPETDANYERITRLLLEHSAHVYPALATHNVRTIAHALVYGEKLGLKPGDSEFQMLYGMATPIRRALVRHGQRVREYCPLGELVPGMAYLVRRLLENTSNEGFLRARFSGHASMASLLENPAARLPAPAALQTSRPLVVVKARFRNEAAADFTLEAQRNAMVRALEKVDRELGRSYPLIIGGREVPATEVFPSINPAAPGQLVGQIAAAQVPEVAAAVQAARAAFPRWAGTTPDERARLLRRVAAIMRERRAELTAWEVIEVGKTWGEADADVVEAIDFCEFYAREMQRLGRGRLTQEVPGEISIEHYVARGVAAVIAPWNFPLAILCGMTTAALVAGNTVVVKPAEQSPVIGALFVNMLREAGAPEGTVNLLSGQGEIVGAALVAEPGVDLIAFTGSREVGLKIWETAGRTHPRQRNLKKVICEMGGKNAMIVDRDADLDETVLAVVQSAFGFQGQKCSALSRLITVGDAGERLLPRLVEATAALKIGLPSDPGTDLGPVIDQDAFTRINSYRELARREHKILFEGEVPNRLDGYFVPPLIAGEVPPDARLAQEEIFGPVLAVIPARDLTEALAIANGVAFALTGGIFSRSPRNIERVRREFSVGNLYINRGITGAIVGRHPFGGFLMSGGGTKAGGHDYLLNFMFPRVVTENTVRHGFAPDSGEAGGAAGG
- a CDS encoding site-2 protease family protein, producing MRWSFKIARVAGIDVRVHATFLLLLGGIAYIYGVHSGIRGAFYAVMGTVLVFLCVLLHEFGHALAAKAYGISTADISLLPIGGVARMERMPEKPLQELVVALAGPLVNVIILLALGVVLAFSGGVNLESVSDPEGPDLLTMLLVANLIMLLFNLIPAFPLDGGRVLRALLATKMPYARATRIAASIGQGLAFAIGTFAAFKGLLLLGLIAIFIYIGAENESAFVQMRLASSGFPVSSAMMTRFNTLDHHSTLDQAVDALLGTSQRQFPVLDDNGGMAGLLTKHNLLLGLRRFGPGTLVTEVMVRGLPSLLPHTNLERAFTVLQQSGSQALPVVDQTGRLIGLFTAENVSEFFLVQNALARPDRRSAP